One Ostrea edulis chromosome 2, xbOstEdul1.1, whole genome shotgun sequence genomic region harbors:
- the LOC125679265 gene encoding innexin unc-9-like isoform X2, which yields MGNGLCVETGSSMTVFDWLDHVLGTVQSQVGLRTIYDDDFIDRLNHYYTVILLIIFTVIVSTNQYVGDPIECWCPADFTENRVDYTNFVCWVSNTYYIPFQNQIPVNIDHRRQKELTYYQWVPIILLILALLFKMPRMVWKVLSASSGISMDKLGNLAKETQYISPEDREKKLNHIVKYIDQWLSGIQPYRAGMCVRLRERASKIACCFCGRHFGNYLVTCVLFIKLLYLVNAISQLYILNAFLGTDYSVYGIEVLTSLYSGEDWTYSPRFPRVTLCDFEIRQMTNLQRWTVQCVLPINLFNEKIFIFLWFWHVFLAFLSAFSLVVSAYAFMFPQHRKSYIRKYLLLNKLYKSGKVGGERDKKLARRFVDNYLRQDGCYVLRVFSNNANDVITSEIIKYLYQDYVKEKEHRDVDINGLVEESQK from the exons ATGGGAAACGGACTCTGCGTAGAGACGGGCAGCTCCATGACAGTCTTTGACTG gcTGGACCACGTCCTGGGTACAGTGCAGTCACAAGTTGGACTTCGCACCATCTATGATGACGATTTCATCGATAGACTCAATCATTACTACACAGTGATACTTTTGATAATATTTACTGTAATAGTAAGCACGAATCAGTACGTGGGTGACCCTATAGAATGTTGGTGTCCGGCGGACTTCACAGAAAACCGCGTCGACTACACCAACTTCGTGTGCTGGGTCAGTAACACGTACTACATACCATTTCAAAACCAAATCCCGGTAAATATTGATCATCGTCGGCAGAAGGAGTTGACGTATTATCAATGGGTTCCCATCATCTTACTTATCCTCGCTCTCCTCTTCAAAATGCCTCGAATGGTTTGGAAAGTACTCTCCGCCTCGAGTGGAATCAGCATGGATAAGCTCGGAAATCTTGCAAAGGAAACCCAATACATATCTCCAGAAGACAGGGAGAAAAAGCTCAATCATATCGTCAAGTACATTGATCAATGGCTGAGTGGCATACAACCATACCGGGCGGGAATGTGCGTTCGATTACGAGAACGCGCTAGTAAGATTGCCTGCTGCTTCTGTGGTCGCCATTTTGGAAACTATTTGGTCACATGCGTTCTATTCATAAAGTTATTGTACCTCGTGAATGCTATATCACAGCTCTACATACTGAACGCTTTCCTCGGCACGGACTATAGTGTCTATGGGATTGAGGTTCTCACTTCGCTATACAGCGGCGAAGATTGGACGTATTCGCCGAGGTTTCCGCGAGTTACCCTATGTGACTTTGAGATCCGACAAATGACAAACTTACAGAGATGGACAGTTCAATGCGTTTTGCCAATCAATCTCTTCAAtgagaaaatattcatattcctTTGGTTTTGGCACGTATTCCTCGCCTTTCTCAGCGCGTTTAGTTTAGTCGTTAGTGCTTATGCATTCATGTTTCCGCAGCACCGAAAATCGTACATCCGAAAGTACCTTCTTCTCAACAAACTGTACAAATCAGGAAAAGTAGGAGGTGAGAGAGATAAAAAGCTCGCTCGTCGATTCGTTGACAACTACTTACGTCAGGACGGATGTTACGTTCTGCGTGTGTTCAGTAACAATGCTAATGACGTCATTACATCTGAAATAATCAAGTATCTCTATCAGGATTACGTAAAAGAGAAAGAACATAGAGATGTAGATATCAATGGTTTGGTAGAAGAAAGTCAGAAATAG
- the LOC125679265 gene encoding innexin unc-9-like isoform X1, with product MSTAATVLDKFIGRKPPPPPDPPPPPPPPDPQDPNQPKLDHVLGTVQSQVGLRTIYDDDFIDRLNHYYTVILLIIFTVIVSTNQYVGDPIECWCPADFTENRVDYTNFVCWVSNTYYIPFQNQIPVNIDHRRQKELTYYQWVPIILLILALLFKMPRMVWKVLSASSGISMDKLGNLAKETQYISPEDREKKLNHIVKYIDQWLSGIQPYRAGMCVRLRERASKIACCFCGRHFGNYLVTCVLFIKLLYLVNAISQLYILNAFLGTDYSVYGIEVLTSLYSGEDWTYSPRFPRVTLCDFEIRQMTNLQRWTVQCVLPINLFNEKIFIFLWFWHVFLAFLSAFSLVVSAYAFMFPQHRKSYIRKYLLLNKLYKSGKVGGERDKKLARRFVDNYLRQDGCYVLRVFSNNANDVITSEIIKYLYQDYVKEKEHRDVDINGLVEESQK from the exons ATGTCGACTGCAGCTACAGTTTTGGATAAGTTTATCGGCCGGAAGCCCCCACCTCCGCCTGATCCGCCTCCACCTCCACCGCCACCCGATCCTCAAGATCCCAACCAACCGAA gcTGGACCACGTCCTGGGTACAGTGCAGTCACAAGTTGGACTTCGCACCATCTATGATGACGATTTCATCGATAGACTCAATCATTACTACACAGTGATACTTTTGATAATATTTACTGTAATAGTAAGCACGAATCAGTACGTGGGTGACCCTATAGAATGTTGGTGTCCGGCGGACTTCACAGAAAACCGCGTCGACTACACCAACTTCGTGTGCTGGGTCAGTAACACGTACTACATACCATTTCAAAACCAAATCCCGGTAAATATTGATCATCGTCGGCAGAAGGAGTTGACGTATTATCAATGGGTTCCCATCATCTTACTTATCCTCGCTCTCCTCTTCAAAATGCCTCGAATGGTTTGGAAAGTACTCTCCGCCTCGAGTGGAATCAGCATGGATAAGCTCGGAAATCTTGCAAAGGAAACCCAATACATATCTCCAGAAGACAGGGAGAAAAAGCTCAATCATATCGTCAAGTACATTGATCAATGGCTGAGTGGCATACAACCATACCGGGCGGGAATGTGCGTTCGATTACGAGAACGCGCTAGTAAGATTGCCTGCTGCTTCTGTGGTCGCCATTTTGGAAACTATTTGGTCACATGCGTTCTATTCATAAAGTTATTGTACCTCGTGAATGCTATATCACAGCTCTACATACTGAACGCTTTCCTCGGCACGGACTATAGTGTCTATGGGATTGAGGTTCTCACTTCGCTATACAGCGGCGAAGATTGGACGTATTCGCCGAGGTTTCCGCGAGTTACCCTATGTGACTTTGAGATCCGACAAATGACAAACTTACAGAGATGGACAGTTCAATGCGTTTTGCCAATCAATCTCTTCAAtgagaaaatattcatattcctTTGGTTTTGGCACGTATTCCTCGCCTTTCTCAGCGCGTTTAGTTTAGTCGTTAGTGCTTATGCATTCATGTTTCCGCAGCACCGAAAATCGTACATCCGAAAGTACCTTCTTCTCAACAAACTGTACAAATCAGGAAAAGTAGGAGGTGAGAGAGATAAAAAGCTCGCTCGTCGATTCGTTGACAACTACTTACGTCAGGACGGATGTTACGTTCTGCGTGTGTTCAGTAACAATGCTAATGACGTCATTACATCTGAAATAATCAAGTATCTCTATCAGGATTACGTAAAAGAGAAAGAACATAGAGATGTAGATATCAATGGTTTGGTAGAAGAAAGTCAGAAATAG